Proteins encoded by one window of Cloeon dipterum chromosome 2, ieCloDipt1.1, whole genome shotgun sequence:
- the kune gene encoding uncharacterized protein kune translates to MGYREKNMLIASCLLLFCFFLVVIAFSTPCWLENDGELPDATFQRIGLWQVCFKNFEEPHHWYDTKFTGCWWVFEEEYYIIHDFLLPSFFVTTQTFFTFCLVALLICLLFLARYVCIDDDDPNMATLLFIVSGFSGFSAFCGTISVVIFGAYGDSRYWMPHWEHNYIGWSYALAVISILLMWIATAQIFAEARVHRAKDRRERQRRAAYGLG, encoded by the exons ATGGGCTACCGGGAGAAAAACATGCTCATTGCGAGTTGCTTGCTgctcttttgcttttttctcgTGGTGATCGCCTTTTCTACGCCCTGCTGGTTGGAAAATGACGGAGAGCTTCCGGACGCCACCTTCCAACGGATTG GACTCTGGCAAGTTTGCTTCAAGAACTTTGAAGAGCCGCACCATTGGTACGACACCAAGTTCACTGGCTGCTGGTGGGTCTTTGAGGAAGAGTACTACATCATTCACGACTTCTTGCTGCCGT CATTCTTTGTAACGACCCAGACGTTCTTCACTTTCTGCCTTGTAGCCCTGCTTATCTGTTTGCTCTTTTTGGCACGCTACGTCTGCATTGATGACGATGACCCAAACATGGCTACTTTGCTGTTTATTGTCTCGGGATTTTCAGGCTTTTCAG CATTCTGCGGTACCATATCAGTGGTGATCTTTGGCGCTTATGGAGACAGTCGGTACTGGATGCCTCATTGGGAACACAATTACATTGGGTGGTCCTACGCGCTGGCAGTTATCAGCATTCTTCTAATGTGGATTGCCACGGCTCAAATTTTCGCAGAGGCCAGGGTTCACCGTGCCAAAGACAGGCGCGAAAGGCAAAGAAGGGCTGCGTATGGACTTGGCTAA
- the sinu gene encoding uncharacterized protein sinu isoform X1 — protein MALPKLRAAMVAKKRSLAGNCALAVFALTFICVFVAFCSPSWIVSDYRITGARLERFGLWAHCFRSLPDPTDEYQRRFFVGCRWIYDPFTTGYDKIRGFLLPPFIIATQFFYTVAFILTLIAFGLCLLYSLCCGPDQSRYVQLVRAIGLVLLSAGLCAAIAVVVFASLANRQGWMPGHRNNFFGWSFALAVAGVFASIVAGTLFIIETHIQQRKARDMKDSQARFSIEETKA, from the exons ATGGCGCTTCCGAAGCTCAGA GCAGCGATGGTGGCTAAAAAGCGAAGCCTCGCGGGTAACTGCGCCCTGGCAGTGTTTGCACTGACTTTCATTTGCGTCTTCGTGGCATTCTGCTCGCCCAGTTGGATTGTCAGCGACTACCGCATCACAGGAGCGCGTCTGGAGAGGTTCGGCTTGTGGGCCCATTGCTTCAGGTCACTACCTGACCCCACCGACGAATACCAGAGACGGTTTTTCGTTGGATGCCGCTGGATCTACGATCCTTTTACCACTGGATATGACAAGATTAGAGGATTCCTTTTGCCTC CTTTCATAATCGCTACACAGTTTTTCTACACGGTGGCATTTATTTTGACGCTGATCGCCTTTGGACTCTGCTTGTTGTACTCCTTGTGTTGTGGACCTGATCAGTCAAGATACGTGCAGCTAGTACGAGCAATAGGGCTAGTCTTACTGTCGGCAG GATTGTGTGCTGCAATAGCGGTTGTGGTGTTCGCAAGTTTGGCCAACCGGCAGGGCTGGATGCCCGGACACCGCAACAACTTCTTTGGCTGGTCATTTGCACTTGCTGTGGCTGGTGTTTTCGCCTCAATTGTGGCTGGAACCTTGTTTATTATTGAGACACACATCCAGCAAAGGAAGGCTCGCGACATGAAAGACTCACAGGCGAGGTTCAGCATAGAAGAGACCAAGGCGTAA
- the sinu gene encoding uncharacterized protein sinu isoform X2: MVAKKRSLAGNCALAVFALTFICVFVAFCSPSWIVSDYRITGARLERFGLWAHCFRSLPDPTDEYQRRFFVGCRWIYDPFTTGYDKIRGFLLPPFIIATQFFYTVAFILTLIAFGLCLLYSLCCGPDQSRYVQLVRAIGLVLLSAGLCAAIAVVVFASLANRQGWMPGHRNNFFGWSFALAVAGVFASIVAGTLFIIETHIQQRKARDMKDSQARFSIEETKA, translated from the exons ATGGTGGCTAAAAAGCGAAGCCTCGCGGGTAACTGCGCCCTGGCAGTGTTTGCACTGACTTTCATTTGCGTCTTCGTGGCATTCTGCTCGCCCAGTTGGATTGTCAGCGACTACCGCATCACAGGAGCGCGTCTGGAGAGGTTCGGCTTGTGGGCCCATTGCTTCAGGTCACTACCTGACCCCACCGACGAATACCAGAGACGGTTTTTCGTTGGATGCCGCTGGATCTACGATCCTTTTACCACTGGATATGACAAGATTAGAGGATTCCTTTTGCCTC CTTTCATAATCGCTACACAGTTTTTCTACACGGTGGCATTTATTTTGACGCTGATCGCCTTTGGACTCTGCTTGTTGTACTCCTTGTGTTGTGGACCTGATCAGTCAAGATACGTGCAGCTAGTACGAGCAATAGGGCTAGTCTTACTGTCGGCAG GATTGTGTGCTGCAATAGCGGTTGTGGTGTTCGCAAGTTTGGCCAACCGGCAGGGCTGGATGCCCGGACACCGCAACAACTTCTTTGGCTGGTCATTTGCACTTGCTGTGGCTGGTGTTTTCGCCTCAATTGTGGCTGGAACCTTGTTTATTATTGAGACACACATCCAGCAAAGGAAGGCTCGCGACATGAAAGACTCACAGGCGAGGTTCAGCATAGAAGAGACCAAGGCGTAA
- the pck gene encoding uncharacterized protein pck — translation MSDNASSNKQEYPKASDFMVYGGLLAYFAGLLLLISFASPYWLQSFEETFSSFKNMGLWEYCFDQFRFPNYQFDHLFDGCNWIFSHELYLIREWLVPGWLMVVQTCVTFALIFSMISQILIAGIVCRYPLRFVLEYEWLLSGICFIGQVSCAFFLFLAVSVFGAEAYRKDWMMYPQYNYISWSFGLCVCSMFFHLFAAVAIYFDTRNLYENREQSNSLVMQMYPTQRAHMTHHMGVPLYPSQSSHGGYL, via the exons ATGAGTGACAACGCGAGTAGCAACAAGCAGGAGTACCCAAAGGCCTCAG ATTTCATGGTCTACGGGGGCCTCTTGGCCTACTTTGCGGGGCTCCTGCTACTCATCTCCTTCGCCAG CCCGTACTGGCTCCAGAGCTTTGAAGAGACCTTCAGCTCTTTCAAGAACATGGGCCTCTGGGAATACTGTTTCGACCAGTTCCGCTTTCCCAACTATCAATTCGACCACCTCTTTGATGGCTGCAATTGGATCTTCAGCCACGAACTGTACTTGATTCGAGAGTGGCTTGTACCcg gttGGCTGATGGTTGTCCAGACCTGCGTGACTTTTGCTCTGATCTTTTCAATGATATCCCAAATCTTGATTGCGGGCATCGTTTGTCGCTACCCTCTGCGCTTCGTTCTCGAGTATGAATGGCTGCTCTCTGGGATTTGCTTCATCGGCCAGGTTTCTTGCG catttttcctctttttggcGGTGTCGGTCTTTGGCGCCGAAGCTTATCGTAAGGATTGGATGATGTACCCGCAGTACAACTACATCTCTTGGTCATTCGGCCTGTGCGTTTGCTCCATGTTCTTCCACCTCTTTGCCGCAGTAGCAATTTACTTT gACACCCGGAATCTGTATGAAAACCGAGAGCAGTCAAACAGCCTTGTGATGCAGATGTACCCGACCCAGAGGGCCCACATGACGCACCATATGGGAGTGCCTTTGTACCCGTCCCAAAGCAGCCACGGAGGTTACCTGTAG